The sequence CTACAGCGCCGCGCAGAAAAAAAGGCTCAGCGTCCCTCAGGGGATGACCGGCTGGGCGCAGATCCACGGCAGAAACGCGATATCGTGGGAGGAAAAATTCAGCTGCGACCTATGGTACGCCGAAAACTGGTCCTTAGCGCTCGACATGAAGATAATATTAGTTACGCTGAAAAAAGTACTGACGCGCGAAGGCATCAACGCCGAGGGAGAGGCGACGATGCCGGAGTTCAAAGGAGGCGCGCCCGATGGGAAAAAAGAATAAAGAAATATATCTTATAGGGGCCGGCGGGCACGCGAAGGTGATAATCGCGCTGCTTGACGAGCTCGGCATGAGCTGCCCGGCGATATACGACGACGCTGAAAGGCTGCAGGGCACGAAGTTCTGTGGGATCCCGATCGCAGGCCCTGTATCCGCGCTGCCCGACCGCGGGGACGTCTCCGCCGTGATCGCGATAGGCGTCAACGAAACGCGCCGTCGCATAAGCAGCGCGTTCAAAAACGTTTCATGGGCCGCCCTCGTGCACCCTCACAGCTGGGTGCACGCTTCGGTGTCGATCGGACGCGGCTCCGTCGTATTCGCCGGCTCGGTCATTCAGCCGGGCAGCGTCATCGGAGCGCATACGATAGTAAACACCTCAGTATCGATAGACCACGACTGCCGCGTCGGCGATTTCTGCCACATCGCGCCCGGCTGCCATATAGCAGGAGGCGTGCGCATCGGCGACAACGTATTCTGCGGCATCGGCTCCTGTGTTACTCAATATCTCTCCGTCTGCGGCGACATCGTCATAGGAGCGGGCGCGGCCGTGACGAGGGATCTGACGGAGCCCGGCATCTACGTCGGACTGCCCGCTAAGCGCCGTGCCTAAACTGCTGATCGCCGCGACCGCGGCGCTGACGCTCAGAAGCTTCCTGCTGCCGCACGCGCGGCGCATGAGAGAAGAGGGCTGGACCGTCGACGGGGCGGCGCGCGGAATCCTGGAAGACGAAGCGTGCAAAGGGGCCTTTGATTCCCGCTTCGAAGTAGAATGGGTCAGGGACCCGCGCGACGCGCTGAGTTTGGCGCGCTCCTACCGCAGGATACGGCAGATCGTCCGCGCCGGCCGCTACGATATAGTTCACGTGCACACGCCGGTGGCCGCGGCGGTGACGCGCTTCGCGCTGAAAAACTTCGGCGCCGCCGAACGCCCGAAGGCCATATACACGGCGCACGGCTTTCACTTTTTCAGCGGCGCGCCGCTGAAAAACTGGCTGCTCTTCTACCCCGTCGAAAAATACCTGTCGCGCTTCACAGAGCTGCTCATCACGATAAATGCGGAGGACTATGTGCGCGCTCGCGGCTTTGCCGCAAAGCGCGTCGAATATCTGCCGGGCGTCGGCGTCGACGTCGCGCGCTTCCGGGACTGTCGCGAGGCGGCCGACCGCAGCGCGCTCGGCGTGCCGGAAGGCGCTTACATGCTGCTCTCCGCCGGCGAGCTCAACGCCAACAAAAACCACGCCGAAGTGCTGCGCGCCCTTGCACGGATCGGCGACAGAGAGATACACTACGTGATCGCCGGCGACGGTCCGCTGCGCGCCGAGCTGCGGAGCCGCGCCGCCGAGCTCGGCGTCGGCGCTCAGCTGCACTTAGCCGGCTACAGGCACGACATGCCGGAACTTTACAGATCCGCCGACTGCTTCGTCCTCCCGTCGAAGCGCGAAGGGCTGCCCGTCGCGCTGATGGAAGCCGCGGCGTCCGGCCTGCCGCTTATCTGTTCGCGCATCCGCGGCAGCGTCGACGTCGCCGCGAAATATCCCGACTGCCGCCTGTATGAGAGCGGCGACACAGATGCTTTAGCCGCGTTGCTGCGCGTCCGCCCGAAACGCGGCGAAAACGGAACGCACAGCCTGCCGGAGGAGATATTCGGCCTCCGCGCGGCGACGGAAACCTCCGCGCGGCTCTATAAAGAGCTGCTTGGAAGCTGAACGGCGCAGGAAAAGGACATCGGAATCGTGAAGGAGATATTTTTTATAAAAACGGGCAAGGCCTATCTGCCGGAGATAGAGGGATATGGCCGCGCATTTACGAAAAAAGGCTTCTCCTGCGGCGTCATAAGCCCCGAGGAAGTCGCGCGTCGCGACAGCGCGAACAGCGCATTCTGGTTCTTCATGGGCTTTTATCCGCACAAAATCGTCTCAAAGGGCTTTGTCGTGCACGATTACCGTTCTTTGTCCACAGGAAGCATGCGCGGACCGAAAGATTTTTTGAAGCGCGCCTTCCAGCCGAAGCCGTCGCTGAGGGTCTTTCTCAACGAAAACGTAAAAAAACGCATGAACTTCAAGGACAGCGTTCCATCTTGCCTGATCGATATGGGGGTCGATTTCCCGCAGTGGGGTGCAGAAAAGGGGAGGGACGTCATATACGACTACGTTTATGTCGGCGACGTTTCAAAAGATAGAGGCATAGACCGTCTGCTCGCATGGTTTGCAAAGACCGGCGGCGGCAAAAGGCTGCTTCTTGTCGGGCGCTGCGACGAAGAGCTGCGCGGCGCTTACGGCAGCCCCAACATCATATTTGCCGGAAAGGTGGAGAGGGAGCGCGTCTATGAATACCTTATGCAAAGCGGGACCGGCATCTCCTATGTTCCGCGCGGGATGCCCTATGACCTGCAAACCAGCACGAAGATGCTCGAATACGCTTGGTGCGGCCTAAATATATTAGCGAACGACTCCCCCTCGAACATACTCACGGCGAAAAAGCTCAGCTTTGAATGCAGCAGGACGAGAGACCCAATTCTCGGGCTTAAGATAGTCAATACGGGGACAGGGAGCATCCGCGGCAAGCTTTCATGGGATAAGATTATCGACGATTCCGGCCTCTTCAAGCACCTTAGACCGTGAGCGCGGCGCCGCGCGAAATGGTTTGCGAATGCCGTAATTCTTTCGTGGCGCTTCCGGCAGACGACCTGTCCGAAAACGATGAAAAAAGCGACGACGCTCAAAAAGAAGGTAGAGCAAGATGAAAAAAATAATAAGGACGTTGTTTGAATCAGAATTTTATGAGCGTTTTGTACGAGGAACGGTTTTTCATAAAACATGTGCTATGCTTAAATCCATACCCAGCAAACACTATAGAAATTTATTAGTGAAAAGAAGGGGCGTTTCTACATTGAAACAAATACAGGTCCATCTGGAAGAAGCAAAAGTCGATTTCTTTTTTGATTTCGGCACATTGCTTGGAATAATAAGGGAAGGACATCTGTTAAACCACGACCTGGACATGGACATCGGAGTGATTCTCAAGCCTTCTGAGAGTGAAACTGATATAAGAAAACACATGCTGGAGGTCGGCCGCTTGAAGTATGTTTATTTTCTCGACGACGTCGGCCTCGTGGAGGAATCTTATATGGTCAACGGGATCAAGGTTGATGTCAATTATTATCGAACGTCGGGGGACAGAAGCATATGCTATCTGTTATACCGCGAGCAGGCGAAGAAGTACCGCGGAGACGAGATGAACGCGGTCGAGCTCGCGTCGAAGCGCATCAGCATCACAAAGGCGCGGTTCATTGACACAGACGTCAACGTTCCTGACAATTGCGCGGAATATCTGGAAACGCGCTATGGCAGGAACTGGAAAATACCCGATAAGAACTGGTGCTATTGGGCGGGGCCTTCCGCGAGGAAGATCCCCAACATGGCTCATATTCAGAAGTTTTGAGTTTATCTGAACATGCGCGGAACATCGTACATCAGAACGTTTCCGGCCCCCGTGGCGGCTTCGCTGGCCTTAATGGCCATGAGCGTCGTAGAAAAGGGGCTCATCCTGATAACAAGCCCGCTCTACACGCGACTGCTGACACAGAGCGAATTCGGTGCCGTCTCCGTCTTTATCTCCTGGCAGACGCTTCTCGGCGTCGTCGCGATGTTCTGCCTTCACGGCGGCGTCTTCAACAACGGGATGCTCGACTACGAAGAGGACCGCGACCGCTATTCATGGTCGCTGCTCGTGCTCTCGAATGTAATCACGCTTATCTGTTTCTTCGCGCTGCTCGCGCTGCGGCCGTTCCTGCGCACGTGGTTCAACCTCGGCTTGCCGCTCGTTTGTCTGATGTTCGCGATGTTCTTCACGCAGCCGGCCTTCAACTTCTGGATGGCGCGGCAGCGCTTCGAGTACAAATACAAGCTGCTGGCCGCCGTAGTCATAGGCTCGGCTTTCCTCTCTCCGCTGGCCGCCGTCGCCTGCATTCTCGCTTTTCCGGGGCACCGCGTTTACGCGCGCCTCTTCGGCGGCGAAAGCGTGCTCATATGCGTTTACTGCGCATACTATTTTTATCTGGGGAAGAAAGCGGGCTGGAAAGTAAAATTTTCATACTGGAAACAGGCCTTTCTCTTCAACCTGCCGCTTATTCCGCACTACCTTTCCGGATACGCGCTGAACAGTGCGGACAGGATAATGATAGCGAACTTTGCAGGCGACAGCGCCGCGGCGCGCTACAGCGTCGCCTATACCGTCGCGCTCGCGGCTACGGTGGTCTGGAACGCGATCAACGCCTCGCTGATCCCGTACACCTATGAGAAATGCCGCAAGGGAGATTACGCCGCGATCTACAATATCACGAACCCGATCGTTCTCATTTACGCATGTCTCTGCGGAGGGCTGATCCTGATAGTTCCCGAACTGATCATGATCATGGCGCCGTCCAGCTACTATGAAGGGATATTTATCGTGCCTCCTATTGTCGGCGGTGTCTTTTTCATGTCGCTCTATTCTGTTTTCGCGAACGTCGTCTACTACTACAGAAGGCCGCGCTATGTCATGTACGCCAGCGTGAGCGCCGCCACGCTTAACGTGATCCTCAACTATATTTTCATTCCCCGCTTCGGCTACATGGCCGCGGCTTATACCACGCTTTTCTGCTACATCGTGCAGGCCGCGCTCGACTATCTCGCGCTGAAAAAGGTGACGAAAGCGAGCGTCTGCAATATGCGTTTGCTGCTGGCGTTCTGCGCGGCGATGGTCGCGGTTTCGCTTTTTTCAGGTACGCTTTATTATCATAATCTGTTAAGATACAGTCTGATAGCGTTGTCCGTCCTCGCGGCGCTTCTTATGCGGCGCAGGATCGTCGGGGCTATACTGGCTGTAAGGGAAAGCAATTAGGGTCTGGCCGCCGAGGCGGTTTCTTATTCAGTGGAGGTGCTGTTGTGAAAGCCCTTATTCTCAATTCCGGCGCCGGCAGGCGCATGGGGCCGCTCTCAGGCGAACGTCCGAAGTGCATGACGGAGATATCGCCGACTGAGAGCAT is a genomic window of Synergistes jonesii containing:
- a CDS encoding acetyltransferase — protein: MGKKNKEIYLIGAGGHAKVIIALLDELGMSCPAIYDDAERLQGTKFCGIPIAGPVSALPDRGDVSAVIAIGVNETRRRISSAFKNVSWAALVHPHSWVHASVSIGRGSVVFAGSVIQPGSVIGAHTIVNTSVSIDHDCRVGDFCHIAPGCHIAGGVRIGDNVFCGIGSCVTQYLSVCGDIVIGAGAAVTRDLTEPGIYVGLPAKRRA
- a CDS encoding lipopolysaccharide biosynthesis protein, yielding MRGTSYIRTFPAPVAASLALMAMSVVEKGLILITSPLYTRLLTQSEFGAVSVFISWQTLLGVVAMFCLHGGVFNNGMLDYEEDRDRYSWSLLVLSNVITLICFFALLALRPFLRTWFNLGLPLVCLMFAMFFTQPAFNFWMARQRFEYKYKLLAAVVIGSAFLSPLAAVACILAFPGHRVYARLFGGESVLICVYCAYYFYLGKKAGWKVKFSYWKQAFLFNLPLIPHYLSGYALNSADRIMIANFAGDSAAARYSVAYTVALAATVVWNAINASLIPYTYEKCRKGDYAAIYNITNPIVLIYACLCGGLILIVPELIMIMAPSSYYEGIFIVPPIVGGVFFMSLYSVFANVVYYYRRPRYVMYASVSAATLNVILNYIFIPRFGYMAAAYTTLFCYIVQAALDYLALKKVTKASVCNMRLLLAFCAAMVAVSLFSGTLYYHNLLRYSLIALSVLAALLMRRRIVGAILAVRESN
- a CDS encoding glycosyltransferase family protein — translated: MKEIFFIKTGKAYLPEIEGYGRAFTKKGFSCGVISPEEVARRDSANSAFWFFMGFYPHKIVSKGFVVHDYRSLSTGSMRGPKDFLKRAFQPKPSLRVFLNENVKKRMNFKDSVPSCLIDMGVDFPQWGAEKGRDVIYDYVYVGDVSKDRGIDRLLAWFAKTGGGKRLLLVGRCDEELRGAYGSPNIIFAGKVERERVYEYLMQSGTGISYVPRGMPYDLQTSTKMLEYAWCGLNILANDSPSNILTAKKLSFECSRTRDPILGLKIVNTGTGSIRGKLSWDKIIDDSGLFKHLRP
- a CDS encoding glycosyltransferase, whose product is MPKLLIAATAALTLRSFLLPHARRMREEGWTVDGAARGILEDEACKGAFDSRFEVEWVRDPRDALSLARSYRRIRQIVRAGRYDIVHVHTPVAAAVTRFALKNFGAAERPKAIYTAHGFHFFSGAPLKNWLLFYPVEKYLSRFTELLITINAEDYVRARGFAAKRVEYLPGVGVDVARFRDCREAADRSALGVPEGAYMLLSAGELNANKNHAEVLRALARIGDREIHYVIAGDGPLRAELRSRAAELGVGAQLHLAGYRHDMPELYRSADCFVLPSKREGLPVALMEAAASGLPLICSRIRGSVDVAAKYPDCRLYESGDTDALAALLRVRPKRGENGTHSLPEEIFGLRAATETSARLYKELLGS